A region of Catenibacterium mitsuokai DNA encodes the following proteins:
- a CDS encoding ribonuclease H1 domain-containing protein: MKYYAVKNGREPGIYNSWAECQKQIHGFKNASYKSFTSRKEAEEFISDKKEIPQMEHGLIAYVDGSFNAKKKVYGYGAVLIDGQQVIKRLYGHGDNEECLSSRNVAGEIFGALAAVKYAVEHPEYDGIVIYYDYMGIEKWAIGEWKANKKLTQYYASQMAEYRQKLPIVFMKVEAHTGDFYNEQADQLAKKAVGIE, translated from the coding sequence ATGAAATATTATGCCGTAAAAAACGGAAGAGAACCAGGTATCTATAACTCATGGGCAGAATGCCAGAAGCAGATTCATGGCTTTAAGAATGCGTCTTATAAGTCCTTTACATCACGCAAGGAAGCAGAAGAGTTCATTTCTGATAAAAAGGAAATACCTCAAATGGAACATGGGTTAATTGCTTATGTAGATGGTTCTTTTAATGCAAAAAAGAAAGTATATGGCTATGGTGCTGTTTTAATTGATGGACAGCAGGTCATCAAACGTCTTTATGGACATGGAGATAATGAGGAATGCTTATCGAGTCGTAATGTTGCAGGAGAAATATTTGGAGCTTTAGCTGCAGTAAAGTATGCAGTAGAACATCCTGAATATGATGGTATTGTGATTTATTATGATTATATGGGAATTGAAAAGTGGGCTATTGGAGAATGGAAAGCCAATAAGAAGCTGACACAGTATTATGCGAGTCAAATGGCTGAGTATCGTCAAAAGCTGCCTATAGTATTTATGAAGGTAGAAGCACATACAGGTGACTTCTATAATGAACAGGCAGATCAGCTTGCCAAGAAAGCAGTGGGAATTGAATGA
- a CDS encoding exonuclease domain-containing protein: MSEKITIFDIEELNNDPVSVCSIGIVVLEDMKVKETFYSLIRPPKLTFDPYRYKVHKIRPQDLKKQPTFPEIWPKISKYFENSIVISHDIQSDLNHLLAVFRRFRIRKPTCYLSCTLVLAKLFHPELQKYGLGSLCDFYSVDLENAHNALADSLACAELLKKMMEEHHYTSLKELHEKENVPLGRMTSSSIEPLVSSDKVQEVKMGIQKETVAFTGKLAHTKQEIESFVEQDGMIPSFHVTTQTKYLVIGKKDYQQTRYQKGNKKIKKAITLSRQGQDIRILHEDQYIDMVRKRTLK, from the coding sequence ATGAGTGAAAAAATAACTATTTTTGACATTGAAGAATTGAATAATGATCCTGTGAGTGTCTGCTCTATAGGTATAGTTGTGCTAGAGGATATGAAAGTGAAGGAAACATTCTATTCACTTATTAGACCTCCTAAATTGACTTTTGATCCTTATCGCTATAAGGTTCATAAAATAAGACCACAGGATTTAAAGAAACAACCGACATTCCCAGAAATATGGCCTAAGATCAGTAAGTATTTTGAAAACAGTATCGTGATATCTCATGATATCCAATCAGACCTCAATCACTTGCTAGCCGTATTTAGAAGATTCCGTATAAGAAAGCCTACCTGTTATTTATCATGTACATTAGTTCTTGCAAAGCTATTTCATCCTGAATTACAGAAGTATGGTTTAGGTTCTCTATGTGACTTTTATTCTGTTGATCTCGAAAATGCGCATAATGCATTGGCTGATTCATTGGCTTGTGCAGAGCTATTAAAGAAGATGATGGAAGAACATCACTATACAAGTCTTAAGGAACTTCATGAGAAAGAAAATGTACCTTTAGGACGTATGACAAGTTCATCTATTGAACCTCTTGTATCAAGTGATAAGGTACAGGAAGTGAAGATGGGAATTCAGAAAGAAACAGTCGCATTTACAGGTAAACTTGCCCATACAAAACAAGAAATAGAATCATTCGTAGAACAGGATGGTATGATACCATCATTCCATGTAACAACTCAGACAAAATATCTCGTTATTGGTAAAAAGGACTACCAGCAGACAAGATATCAAAAAGGCAATAAGAAGATTAAAAAAGCCATCACTTTATCAAGACAAGGCCAGGATATCAGAATCCTTCATGAAGACCAGTATATTGATATGGTAAGAAAAAGAACTCTTAAGTGA
- a CDS encoding PadR family transcriptional regulator: MAKTSNYLFKLDLMILSLLKEKDQYAYELTKEIAEKSKGRIEPKNGTMYPIIYKLIENGYISSNTVIYHNKARVYYHLEPAGKEYLDKIIVEFDELVDCINSFIHKD, encoded by the coding sequence ATGGCAAAGACTTCAAACTATTTATTTAAACTCGATTTAATGATTTTAAGCTTATTGAAAGAAAAAGATCAATATGCGTACGAATTAACTAAAGAGATTGCAGAAAAATCTAAGGGTCGCATTGAACCAAAGAATGGTACAATGTATCCTATTATCTACAAACTCATTGAAAACGGCTATATTTCAAGCAACACAGTCATCTACCACAATAAAGCTAGAGTGTATTATCACCTAGAACCAGCCGGAAAGGAATACTTAGACAAGATTATTGTGGAATTTGACGAATTAGTGGATTGTATCAATTCATTTATTCACAAAGATTAA
- a CDS encoding YdbT family protein, with translation MNRDVTYKDSLLFHISTMKVLCPVFGIIMLVLGFIEAKDGYYVITGLGVIGLLLMIYITLKVNKKKTFSYMMTEDDITFKEGNNEKKYAYEDITKLVDDGKTLTIYSKEGVIAQLSSLEFEVADLAELVEECTDHKIPYEDIEGTKEAPSRMPSVSVTKPVMLVLTLIQLVSLVAGMIGALDSLVVSGLISIVIPVLAGIYYLGLTAEGNQPAIKELYGLFFCNFIIPAITGWLVLFTKYAMENTRPLIYASIIVFLIIFVFYRWIGEKAGLPRDALFTCFLVIFIPLALCWINDPLAKVTATEECIITKTEHYTTKFSQVYHFNVKTGKKKFTYRATAKEFKQYKKGDTITITTKTGPFAVSYKEIKK, from the coding sequence ATGAATAGAGACGTAACATATAAGGATAGTTTACTATTTCACATTAGTACAATGAAGGTCCTTTGTCCTGTATTTGGTATTATCATGTTAGTTCTTGGCTTTATAGAAGCAAAAGACGGTTATTATGTGATTACAGGGCTTGGTGTCATCGGGCTTCTACTTATGATTTATATCACTTTAAAGGTGAACAAGAAGAAGACTTTCTCTTATATGATGACTGAAGATGATATTACTTTTAAAGAAGGTAATAATGAAAAAAAGTATGCTTATGAAGATATTACTAAACTAGTAGATGATGGTAAGACACTCACTATTTATTCTAAAGAAGGAGTGATTGCACAGCTTTCTTCATTAGAATTTGAAGTGGCTGATTTAGCTGAATTAGTTGAAGAATGTACTGACCATAAGATCCCTTATGAAGATATTGAAGGTACAAAGGAAGCACCTAGTCGTATGCCTTCTGTATCAGTTACTAAACCAGTAATGCTTGTATTAACACTTATCCAGTTAGTGTCATTAGTGGCTGGTATGATTGGCGCACTTGATTCTCTTGTTGTGAGTGGATTAATTTCTATCGTTATCCCAGTACTTGCAGGTATTTACTATTTAGGTCTCACTGCTGAAGGAAATCAGCCAGCAATCAAAGAATTGTATGGATTGTTCTTCTGTAACTTTATTATCCCTGCTATTACAGGATGGTTAGTTCTATTCACTAAATATGCAATGGAAAATACAAGACCTCTTATTTATGCATCAATTATTGTATTCTTAATTATCTTTGTATTCTATCGCTGGATTGGTGAAAAAGCTGGATTACCTAGAGATGCATTATTTACATGTTTCTTAGTGATCTTCATTCCTCTCGCATTATGCTGGATTAATGATCCTCTTGCAAAAGTAACTGCGACTGAAGAATGCATTATTACTAAGACAGAACATTATACAACCAAGTTTTCACAGGTCTATCATTTTAATGTGAAAACAGGTAAAAAGAAATTTACTTATCGTGCTACCGCAAAAGAATTCAAACAGTATAAGAAAGGTGATACAATCACTATTACTACTAAAACTGGACCTTTCGCAGTCAGCTATAAAGAAATCAAGAAATAG